The following are encoded in a window of Sminthopsis crassicaudata isolate SCR6 chromosome 3, ASM4859323v1, whole genome shotgun sequence genomic DNA:
- the LOC141560506 gene encoding peroxisomal trans-2-enoyl-CoA reductase-like isoform X3, producing the protein MASGRRSLECNVVIASRNFDRLKSTAEELNAERLPSNTAIVTPIQCNIRKEEEVNNLVKSTLYVHGKINFLVNNGGGQFLSPTELITSKGWNAVVETNLTGTFYLCKEVFKSWMKDNGGSIVNIITMLRNGFPHAAHSGAARAGVENMSKTLAMEWACHGIRINCISPGVIYSATAFSNYEDFENGLVKGFFHRCAAKRFGVPEEISSITCFLLSPAATYITGQTVNVDGGSTLYSQSWDIPDHDNWPDGLWDLSAVKRMKASFKEKSKTLK; encoded by the exons ATGGCGTCTGGGCGGCGATCACTAG AATGTAATGTAGTTATCGCCTCCCGTAATTTTGATAGATTAAAATCTACAGCAGAAGAGTTGAATGCTGAGCGCCTGCCCTCCAATACAGCCATTGTTACTCCAATCCAGTGCAATATTCGAAAAGAAGAAGAG GTCAACAATTTGGTTAAATCAACATTATATGTGCATGGTAAGATCAATTTCCTGGTGAATAATGGAGGCGGCCAATTCTTATCTCCTACTGAACTCATCACTTCAAAGGGCTGGAATGCTGTGGTTGAAACCAACCTGACTGGTACCTTCTACCTTTGCAAAGAAG TTTTTAAGTCCTGGATGAAGGATAATGGAGGGTCTATTGTGAACATCATTACCATGTTAAGAAATGGATTTCCTCATGCAGC gcaCAGTGGAGCAGCAAGAGCTGGTGTTGAAAATATGAGCAAAACTTTGGCAATGGAATGGGCCTGCCATGGAATAAGAATCAATTGCATTAGTCCT GGAGTAATTTATTCTGCCACAGCCTTCAGCAACTATGAAGACTTTGAAAATGGCTTAGTTAAAGGATTCTTTCATCGTTGTGCTGCTAAGAGATTTGGTGTTCCTGAGGAG atcTCTTCCATCACGTGTTTCTTGTTATCTCCTGCTGCCACATATATTACAGGACAAACAGTGAATGTAGATGGTGGTAGTACTTTGTATTCCCAAAGCTGGGATATACCAG ACCATGACAACTGGCCTGATGGATTATGGGACCTTTCCgcagtcaaaagaatgaaagctTCCTTTAAGGAGAAATCGAAAACTTTAAAGTga
- the LOC141560506 gene encoding peroxisomal trans-2-enoyl-CoA reductase-like isoform X1 codes for MGTVAGIKSCLAAGLLRNQVAIVTGGGTGIGKAIASELLHLECNVVIASRNFDRLKSTAEELNAERLPSNTAIVTPIQCNIRKEEEVNNLVKSTLYVHGKINFLVNNGGGQFLSPTELITSKGWNAVVETNLTGTFYLCKEVFKSWMKDNGGSIVNIITMLRNGFPHAAHSGAARAGVENMSKTLAMEWACHGIRINCISPGVIYSATAFSNYEDFENGLVKGFFHRCAAKRFGVPEEISSITCFLLSPAATYITGQTVNVDGGSTLYSQSWDIPDHDNWPDGLWDLSAVKRMKASFKEKSKTLK; via the exons ATGGGGACAGTGGCGGGGATCAAGAGCTGCCTGGCTGCGGGGTTGTTGCGGAACCAAGTGGCTATCGTCACCGGCGGCGGCACTGGCATCGGCAAGGCCATAGCCAGCGAACTGCTGCACCTAG AATGTAATGTAGTTATCGCCTCCCGTAATTTTGATAGATTAAAATCTACAGCAGAAGAGTTGAATGCTGAGCGCCTGCCCTCCAATACAGCCATTGTTACTCCAATCCAGTGCAATATTCGAAAAGAAGAAGAG GTCAACAATTTGGTTAAATCAACATTATATGTGCATGGTAAGATCAATTTCCTGGTGAATAATGGAGGCGGCCAATTCTTATCTCCTACTGAACTCATCACTTCAAAGGGCTGGAATGCTGTGGTTGAAACCAACCTGACTGGTACCTTCTACCTTTGCAAAGAAG TTTTTAAGTCCTGGATGAAGGATAATGGAGGGTCTATTGTGAACATCATTACCATGTTAAGAAATGGATTTCCTCATGCAGC gcaCAGTGGAGCAGCAAGAGCTGGTGTTGAAAATATGAGCAAAACTTTGGCAATGGAATGGGCCTGCCATGGAATAAGAATCAATTGCATTAGTCCT GGAGTAATTTATTCTGCCACAGCCTTCAGCAACTATGAAGACTTTGAAAATGGCTTAGTTAAAGGATTCTTTCATCGTTGTGCTGCTAAGAGATTTGGTGTTCCTGAGGAG atcTCTTCCATCACGTGTTTCTTGTTATCTCCTGCTGCCACATATATTACAGGACAAACAGTGAATGTAGATGGTGGTAGTACTTTGTATTCCCAAAGCTGGGATATACCAG ACCATGACAACTGGCCTGATGGATTATGGGACCTTTCCgcagtcaaaagaatgaaagctTCCTTTAAGGAGAAATCGAAAACTTTAAAGTga
- the LOC141560506 gene encoding peroxisomal trans-2-enoyl-CoA reductase-like isoform X2 — protein MGTVAGIKSCLAAGLLRNQVAIVTGGGTGIGKAIASELLHLECNVVIASRNFDRLKSTAEELNAERLPSNTAIVTPIQCNIRKEEEVNNLVKSTLYVHGKINFLVNNGGGQFLSPTELITSKGWNAVVETNLTGTFYLCKEVFKSWMKDNGGSIVNIITMLRNGFPHAAHSGAARAGVENMSKTLAMEWACHGIRINCISPGVIYSATAFSNYEDFENGLVKGFFHRCAAKRFGVPEEISSITCFLLSPAATYITGQTVNVDGGSTLYSQSWDIPGES, from the exons ATGGGGACAGTGGCGGGGATCAAGAGCTGCCTGGCTGCGGGGTTGTTGCGGAACCAAGTGGCTATCGTCACCGGCGGCGGCACTGGCATCGGCAAGGCCATAGCCAGCGAACTGCTGCACCTAG AATGTAATGTAGTTATCGCCTCCCGTAATTTTGATAGATTAAAATCTACAGCAGAAGAGTTGAATGCTGAGCGCCTGCCCTCCAATACAGCCATTGTTACTCCAATCCAGTGCAATATTCGAAAAGAAGAAGAG GTCAACAATTTGGTTAAATCAACATTATATGTGCATGGTAAGATCAATTTCCTGGTGAATAATGGAGGCGGCCAATTCTTATCTCCTACTGAACTCATCACTTCAAAGGGCTGGAATGCTGTGGTTGAAACCAACCTGACTGGTACCTTCTACCTTTGCAAAGAAG TTTTTAAGTCCTGGATGAAGGATAATGGAGGGTCTATTGTGAACATCATTACCATGTTAAGAAATGGATTTCCTCATGCAGC gcaCAGTGGAGCAGCAAGAGCTGGTGTTGAAAATATGAGCAAAACTTTGGCAATGGAATGGGCCTGCCATGGAATAAGAATCAATTGCATTAGTCCT GGAGTAATTTATTCTGCCACAGCCTTCAGCAACTATGAAGACTTTGAAAATGGCTTAGTTAAAGGATTCTTTCATCGTTGTGCTGCTAAGAGATTTGGTGTTCCTGAGGAG atcTCTTCCATCACGTGTTTCTTGTTATCTCCTGCTGCCACATATATTACAGGACAAACAGTGAATGTAGATGGTGGTAGTACTTTGTATTCCCAAAGCTGGGATATACCAGGTGAGTCATAA